The Qipengyuania aurantiaca genome contains the following window.
GATGCTGGGCATCCAGCTGCTCGCCATTCCAGCAGCAGGGCTCGGCCTCTACCTCGTGAAGATCATGGAAGAAACCGAGGCCACCGTGGACGCGAGTCTCGACCTCAGCGGCATCGTCATGGTGGTGACGCTGTTCATCCTCGCCCGCGTTTTCCGTCACGGCTCCGCCATGCGCGCCGATCTTGAAGGGACCGTGTAATGCCAGCCGAAGAAGGAACCCATATCGTGGTCAAACTGGACGACCTCCTCCACGCAAAGCGCATGACGCTGACCGAGCTTGCAGACCGGGTGGGCCTGACCCTCGCCAACCTCTCGATCCTCAAGACCGGCAAGGCCAAGGCCATCCGCTTCTCCACGCTTGAGGCGATCTGCCGCGAGCTGGAATGCCAGCCGGGCGACCTGCTCGCCTACATGAGGGATTGAAGGAACAGGCTGCGGCGCCGAAGCGTTGCAATTAGGAAGAAAACGGAGTTGACCATGAAATTGCCCGTAATTGCCGCAGCCCTGTCCCTTTCGATCGGCCTCGTCGCCTGTGGAGAGCCCATCGACGGCAGCGACACTGCCGATATGGCGCCGGACGCAGTCTCCGGGGAAACCATCGATACCAGCGCAGCCGAATACAAGCCCGGCGAGGATGGCCCGCTGCAGTCCGATGGTATGGTCGATGATACTCAATACACGACCGAGGAATCCCTTGAGGAGGATCCGGCGGTAAACGAAGATGCGGCTATGTAAGCGCCAAGCTTTGGCTTGACAGAATCGCTCAAATCCTTAGAGGCCCGCCACCGAAGGCGGGTCTCTTTGTATCCGCCCTCATCCGTCCGAGACAGTTGGTGACCGGGATCTGCCGGTCTTAATTTCCAGCCTAGACGGGGAAAAGAGATTTTCATGGTGGGCCGCAAGACCCGCCGTTTCGCGCCAGATGGCGCACTCCTTCCCCCCTCAACGGACTCGCCCGTGTCGTGGTTTCGGCCCAAGCCGTCTCACGACAAGGACAAACGTAGCCGGTCGTCACGGAAGTCTCCGGGGCGGCCATAGTGAAGGAGTATGGCATGGATCGTTCGCAAAAAGCCGATTCGGTCGCCCAGCTCAACGAAGTCTTCAACCAGGCTGGCGTGGTCGTCGTGACCCGCAACCTGGGCCTGACGGTCGCTCAGTCGACTGAACTGCGTACGAAGATGCGTGAAGCCGGTGCGTCCTACCAGGTTGCGAAGAACCGTCTCGCCAAGCTCGCTCTCGACGGTACCGATTACACCGGTATCGCCGATCACCTCAGCGGCCCGACCGGCCTCGCGTACAGCGAAGACCCGGTTGCGGCTGCGAAGGTGGCGGTGGAATTCGCCAAGACGAACGACAAGCTCGAAATCGTCGGCGGCTCCATGGGAGCGACCGCACTCGACGAAGCCGGGGTCAAGGCGCTTGCCTCGATGCCGAGCCTCGACGAACTGCGTGGCACGATCGTGGGCCTGGTCAACGCGCCGGCAACCAAGGTTGTCCGCACGATCAAGGAACCCACCTCGATGCTCGCTCGCGTCTTCGGTGCCTATGGCGCCAAGGAAGCCGCGTAAGAGCTGGTTCTCGCGTAAGAACACATATTCATCGGGGCAGAGCCTTTCACGGCACCCCGGCCTATTATTTTGGAGTGAAACATCATGGCTGATATCGCCAAGCTTGTTGAAGAACTGTCGAAGCTGACCGTCATGGAAGCCGCTGAGCTTGCCAAGGCACTTGAAGAAGAGTGGGGCGTGAGCGCCGCTGCTGCTGTTGCTGTTGCTGGCCCGGCCGGCGGCGGTGACGCAGGTGCCGCTGCTGAAGAAAAGGACGAATTCGACGTCGTCCTCACCGGCGACGGTGGCAAGAAGATCCAGGTCATCAAGGAAGTCCGCGCCATCACCGGTCTCGGCCTCACCGAAGCCAAGGCTCTCGTCGAAGGCGCACCGAAGGCCCTCAAGGAAGGCGTCAACAAGGCTGAAGCCGAAGAAATCAAGGGCAAGATCGAAGCGGCCGGCGGTACCGTCGAACTCAAGTAAGCTTCGCTTACGCTTCGATCTCCTCGCGAGATCTAACGGAAAGGGCGGTGCCGCAAGGCGCCGCCCTTTTCGTATCTGGGCACTACGTCGGCAGCAGAGATAGGCGACGAGCGAAGAACGCAATCGCCCGAAAGTGCATCAGCCCTAAAAACGGCGATTCACGCGCAAGCCCATCATGTCGATGCCAGGGTTCTGTTCGCGGTTGAAGAGGCGGGCGTTCGATATGTGCACCCAACTCGCCTCAACGGACCATCTCTCGTCGAGGTCGACGCCGAGCGCGATTTCGGGCTCAAACAGCACGCGGCTGCCCAGATCGGTGCGATAGCCGGTCTCCGGGTCGACCCTGAGTTCGGGCGCATCATGCACGACCAGCCCGCCCCCCGGGCGCAGATAGACCGGACCCAGTTCCGCCTTCCAGCTCACGCCGACGCCCACGAAGCTGGTATCGCCCGAAAGGTTGGCCGAGCCGAAGACATAGGGCTGGACATCGGCCAGGCCTTCGATCGGATCGAAGCGGACGCCCGCCTGCACATCCGTGCCGCCTTCGCCCGTGTCGAAGGTGAACGGGGTGTCGACGGCATGGGCGTAGACCCCGCCATAGACTTCCTGCGCCGACAGCGAGGCGGGAACGGCAGCCGCAAGCACGGCGAGCGAGGTCAGGGTACGGGCTAGGCGCAAGATCGAATTCCCAAGTTTTCGTGAAGAGCCGTTAGGGATTATTACAGGGCAGCTTTCCGGGGGCTGAAGCAAACTGTTACCCCGCCGTTAACCTAGAGGCGAAACCGTTCCTTGAGCTTGCCCTCCTAGCAAGGGGGCATGATCAGAGCCGCCTCCTCGTCCGCCACGCTTCGCACCGCCTTGTTCGGTGCCGCCATGCTGGCGTGCATGCCGCAGGCGGCGCAGGCCGCAACGCCGGTTGTGGCGGTGCAGGCAGCAGAGATGGTTGCCAGCGATTGCAGCGCTTCGCTGCTCCGACCTTCCGCCACGACCGCCCCAATCTCCATCGCGGCACCGGCGCCCAGCAAGGCGGCACAGATCCTCGGCGGCGAAAGCGCGCTCGACGCGATCCGCGCCCGGCAGGCTGGCGCTCCGGCATCGCACCCGCTTCTTTCCGGCAGCCCGACCAAGGCGTTCGAGCCCGCTGCCGCTCCCATAGCCGCCCGCCCGGCAGGCTGCGCCATCGCGGCCAGCCCCTTTGCAGCCAATGCGCCGATCGATCTCGGCACTCCCGCACTCGCGCTTCCGCGCCGGGACGAGCCGGTACTCGGCGCCGCGCCCCAGGCCGACCGCGTGCTCGGCAGCCGCATGGTCCGCATCTCGCGCACCAGCTTCGATGCGCAGTGGCAGCGCGTTGGCGCCAGCCGCGCTGACCTTTCGGCCACGCTCGCCCGCGTCGGCTCCGCTTCGCAGGACCGCGCGGCCTTGGCGGCCAGCGTGAACGCCTGGGTCAATCGCGAGATTGCCCATGCCGAGGATATCGAGCTTTTCGGTCGCAGCGACTATTGGGCCGATGCCGCCACCACGCTGCGCCTGGGCCGCGGCGATTGCGAAGACTTCGCCCTGCTCAAGATGGAACTGCTCGCCGCCGCCGGCGTCGCGCGCGAAGACATGATGCTGACCCTCGCCCGCGATCTGATCCGCCGGCAGGACCACGCCGTGCTGATGGTCCGCACCGAGGACGGCCTGCTCATGCTCGACAATGTCGGCAGCGCGCCGCTCGATGGCACGCAGAGCCACGGCTACCGCCCGGTGATGAGCCTTGGCGCCAATCAGAGCTGGCTCCACGGCTATTAATCGCAAAAGGGGCGCGAGCGCCGTAGCGCCCACGCCCCTCGCTCTCCCCCAAGAAAGCCCTTAGCGCTCGGTCATCGCGCGGTCGAAGGCGCGGTTCACCGGCTTGAAGAGATAGGACAGCACGCTGCGGCGCGCGGTCAGGATCTCGACGTCGCAGATCATACCCGGGACGATGGGCAGGCGCGCCCCGCCCTTCTCGATGAAGGAGCGGTCGGTCTCGATGACCACCGAATAATAGGCTTCGCGCTCGACCTCGTCGAAGATGCTGTCGGCGCTGACCTGCACCACGCGGCCGCGCATCCCGCCATAGATCGAGAAATCATAGGCCGTGACCTTCACATTGGCACGGTCGCCGACCTTCACGAAGGCCCGGTCGCTCGGCGAGATTTTTGCCTCGATCAGCAGCTTGTCGCCCACAGGCACGATCTGCATGATCTTTTCGCCCGCGTTGACGAAGCCGCCTTCAGTAGTGACCTGCACATCGTTGACGATACCGTCGGAGGGTGCGCGCAATTCGTTGCGGTCGCGACGGGCCGAGGCCCCGCGAATGCTCTGCTCGTTGACCGCGATGCGCGTGGCAATCTCGCTGCGTTCGGCAAGCGCCTGCTGGCGGAAGTCGGCACGCGCCTGGCTTAGATCCGCCTGCGCCTGGCTGATCGCGGCCGACGCCCGGCCCGCCGCCTGGCGCGCGGCCGAAAGACGGCCCTGCAGGTCAACGACCTCGCGCTGGGCCTGCAGCAAGTCGGTCTGCGGTACGATGTTCTTGGCTGCGAGCGGACGCAGCATGTCGACTTGCTCTCGCGCCAGCCTCAAGCTGCTTTCGAGGCTGGAAGCGGTCGCCTGCGCTTCGGAAAGATCGCGGCGGCGCTGCTCGACAGCCGAGGCCAGCGAGGCTTCGCGTGCCCGGGCGGTGTCGCGGCGTGCCTGCGCAAGCCGCGCTTCTTCCGCGCAGGGCGTGCCGGGTTCGCACCCCAGCGCGCCGCCGGAGGCCTCGGTGTCGAGGCGCTGCGCACGGGCCGAGAGCCGCTCGTTTTCTGTCTGCAACTCGCCCAGCGCCGAGGCGCTCTGCGAATCGTCGAGGCGGACGAGGAGGTCGCCCTTCTTCACGCTCTGCCCGCTGCGAACGAGGATCTCGGACACCACCGAAGGCTCGGCCGGCTGCACCAGCTGCGCCTTGCTCGACGGGATGACCGTGCCAACGCCGCGCGTGATCTGGTCGACCTGCGCCACGGCGGCCCAGGCGAAGAGCAGCGCCATGCCCACCGCCGCAGTGACGATCAGGCGGCGCGAGGCGGTCATCATGTTCCAGCGCTGGAAAACACTCATTGCTCTTGCTCCGAAACCTCTGCGGGGGCAACTTCATCGGCGATGAGCGCGCCTTGCGAGGAAAGCGTGTTGCGATAGCCGGCGCTGGCCTCGACCGGATCGGGAATGGTCAGGCGCCAGGTCTTGGTCGTGTCGATCCGTCCGCCGACATCGGCCTTGGCGTGGCGGTCGGTGACGTCGGGTACGACGGTAAGACCGGGTATGTAGGTGGGCTCTGCCACGCGCGCCACACGCTCTTCGGTGTCATCGGCAAGGAAGCGTGCGAAGTCGACCTGTGGCTTGAACTCGCGGCCGGCCCAATTGCCGTAGAAACTTGCCGCGCGGCCGGGCGAACCGGGGAAGCGGTAGAAGATGTGCCGACCGATGGTGGCGAGCTTGCCCATCTTGAACGCCCAGTAGGGGACGACATAGTCGGCGTGGTAATGGGTGGCGGTGCCCACCTCGGCCACTTCACGTCCGGCAAGGGCCTCGCGCGCGATCTGCTTCGACTGGCGCCAGAGATTGGCTTGCGGCGCACGCATCAGGGCGCCGTCGCAGGTGAAACTGAACTGGCAGACGGGCTGGTTCCAGCCCTGGTAGACCACGCCGCAGACGGTGTTGGGATAGGCCGGGTGCCGCACGCGGTTGAGAACCACCTGCGCCACCGCGCGCTGGCCCTGTTCGGGCTCCAGAGCGGCTTCGTAATAGACCGCCTGCGCAAGGCACTCGCTCGCCGTACCATAGTGGCGCGAGGACATCGGGATGCCCGAGAAACCGCCCGCGCGCTCGATCCGCCCGGCCAATGTCGGGATGGCGAGGTTGCGTGCGAGCGCACCGCCCTCGTCGATCTCGACCAGCGTGCTTTCCGCCTCGGTGGAAGTCGTCATGTCGGCAAGGTCGGCCTGCATTTCGGGCGCGAGCTTGGCCATGGCGATAGCCTTATCCTGCGGCATCAGCAGCGAGGACGTGCCGATCAGGAAGCTGGTCGCCACGAGGAAGGCATAGCCCCAAGCGCGGCGGATGCGGGTGACGGCGGCCTTGCTCACGACACGCCTCCGCGCGAGGCGCCGGCCTTCGCGAGCACTTCCTTGATCGGGCCATCGGCGGCCACCCGGCCCTTGTCGAGCACGATCAGGCGATTGCAGATCGCGAAGAGCGCGGGGCGGTGGGTCGAGATGACCAGCGTCTGCTCGGGGCGCATCGCGCCCGACAGCCGTTCGACGAACATCTTCTCCGTCTCGCTGTCCATCGCGCCGGTCGGTTCGTCTAGGAACAGCAGCTCGCGCGGCTCTACCAGCGCGCGGGCGAGCGAGAGGAAGCTGCGCTGGCCGCCGGAAAGCTGGCGTCCGTCTTCGCCGACCGAACGGTCGAACCCGCCTGCATCGCGGCTGAGGAACTGGTCGGCTCCGGTCGAGCGCATGGCTTCGAGCAGCGCCTCCTCCGAAAGGCCCATGCGGCCGAGCGTAAGGTTGTCACGCACCGACCCCGAAAACAGCGCCGCGTCCTGCCCCACGAAGCCCAGGGCCTCGCGAAGCTGGTGCGGTCGGTACTGGCGGCTGTCGATGCCGTTGACTATCATCGCGCCCTTGCTCGGCGCGTAGAGGCCGCATAGCAGGCGGCCGAAGGTCGACTTGCCCGAGGCCACGCGGCCCACGATGGCGATCCGCTCGCCCGGCTCAATGGTGAGGTTGAGGCCGGTCAGCGCGGCAGGCGCTTCCTCGGCATAGCGGAATTCGGCATCTTCGAAGACGATGCGCGGACGCGTGATCGCAGCCGGCGCCACGCTCGCGCCAAGCTTGCGCTCGTCCGAGCCTTCGAACATCCGTTCGATGCTGGCGAGCGTTTCCTTCGCCTGCCGTCCGCGGGTCAGCAGGAAGGCGATCTGGCCAGCCGGGGCAAGCGAGCGCGAGGCGAGCATGACGATGGCGATGATCGCGCCCATGGTGATCTCGCCCGCCGCGAAGAGATAATAACCGCCGATGATCAGCGCGACGGTCGAGATCTGCTGGAACACCTGCGCGAGGCTGACTGCGACCGAGTTGATGTTGCGCAGGCGCAGCTGCGAATGGCCGCCGATATCGGCGAGGCGATGCCAGCGCGAGAGCATGCCGCCTTCCCCGCCCATGGCTTTCAGCGTTTCCGCACCGGTCAGCGATTCCACCAGCAGGGTCTGCTGCAATCCGTAATCGGCTTGCGCGTCCTGCGAGGCCTCGACCACCTTTTTCTGCAGGATGAAACCGGCGATCGCCATGGCGGCGATGATGGTCAGCGGCACCAGCGCGAGCCAGCCCGCGATGATGGCGATGACCGCCACGAAGACCACGAGAAAGACCACGTCGACCACCAGCACGACCGAGGTTGAGGCGAAGAAATCGCGCACGGTCTGGTATTCGGTGACGCGCGCCGCCATCGAGCCGGTGTGTCCCTTGCGCTCGGCGAGCGGCATGGCGAGCAGGCGGGAGAAGATTTTCTGGCTCAGCTTGAGATCAAGCCGCTGGGCGATCTCGTCGACGATGCCGGTGCGCGCGCGGCGCAGGGCGAATTCCAGCGCGAAGGCCAGCAGCACGCCGGTGCCGAGTACCCAGAGCGTTTCCTGCGCTTGGTTCGGAATCACCCGGTCATAGACGTTCATAGTGAAGATCGGCAGCGAGATCGCCAGCAGGTTCACCAGCAGCGAGGCGAGGATGACCGGCATGAAGGCGCTGCGTTCACGGCGCAGTTCGCCCCAGAACCAGTGGGTGCGGGCCTTGGCGTGCCAGGGTGCCTCGTCGGCGCGCATGCGGTCGGGATCGCCATAGACGGGCCACAGCGTGCCCTCGAAAGTCTCGCCGATATCGAGGCGCTTTTCCCAGCTCTCGGTGCCGGTTTCCGGGCGCCAGACGAGCAGTTCATCCTCTTGCGCCTCGAGGAGCAGGATGAACCCGCCCTCTTCCAGCGCGGCGATGGCCGGCAGAGTTTTTGCACTCGTAGGCAGGCGGCGCTGGCGCACGAGGTCGTGATGCAGCCCGGCGAGGTCAAGCGCGGCGGGTGCCTGGTGTGCGGGCAGCAGGCCTTCAGGGTTGCGGGGAAGCTGGGCGAGCGTGCTGCGCGCGAACGGCAGGCCGTATCGCTTCGCTGCTTCACCAATGCAATCGACGAGCGGGTCCAGGACCCGCCCGTCGATCTGTTTAGCCCTTGCTTGTTCCATAGCCCTCGAAGGCCCTTTGCGCTTGCGTCTAGTCTCCGTCGACGCGGCGCTGCAGTTCGGCTTCGACCGGCGGGCCGTAATCGAACCGTGCGCGTTCCTGTTCACCGGCTCCGGCACCCGGAGCGATGTTCAGTGCGTCGAGGAAGCGGTTGGTAGCAGCAAGCGTCTGGTACTGCGCGAACAATTGCGAGAACCGTGCCGTTTCGAGACGCACCTGCGTGTTGAAGCGCGTGTTCTGCGCATCGAGCACGTCGAGCAGCGAGCGGCGACCGATGTTGAACTGGCTGCGATAGCTCAGCAGGAGGTCGTCGCTGACCTGGCTCTGGCGGTCGAGCTGCTGCGTCACGCGGCGCTGCGTGTCGAGCTGCTGCCATGCGAGGCGGACGTCTTCTTCCGCTTCGCGCTGGCGATCGTGCAGGGCGTAGCGCGCAAGGCTGGCCTGGCGAATCGTTTCCTGCAGCTTGGCGCGGTTGATGCCGCCATCGAACACGTCCCAGCGCAGCACGACGCGGGCCTGAAGGTCGTTGGTCTCACCCTGAAAACCGTCGATATCCTCGCCCGTACGACCGCGGGCCTCGAGGCTGATGGTGGGCCAGAGGTCGCCCTCGGCCGAACCGACCAGTGCATTCGCAGCATCGACATCGGCCTGCGCTTCGCGAACCAGCGGGTTGTTCAGGCGGGCAAGGCCGACAGCGGTCGGCAGGTCGGCCGGCATGGCGCTCGAGAGATCGGGCGGCAGCGTGCCGACGTTGATGTCGAGACCGGTCAGGCGGCGCAGCGAGATATAGGCGTTCTGGAGTTCCAGATCGGCTTCCTCGTTGCGGACCAGCGCCGACTGCAACCGCTCTTCGGCCTGCTGCTGGTCGGCGATGGAGATCGAGCCCTCGTCGACACCGCGCGACAGGTCACCCACCAGCGTTTGGTGGAAAGCGGCGTTGTCACGCGCGGCGGCGGCCACGCGTTCCTGCAGCAGCACGTCCAGATACTGGCGCGCGATCTGGAGGGCGATGAATTCCGAACGCTCGACCACGCGCAGCGAGGCGCCGTCGACACGAGCCGCCTGGCGCAGCAATTCGCCGCGGCGACGACCGAAGTCGAACACGGTCCATTCGGCGTTGATGCCGGCTTCGAGCGGATAGAGCTCGTTATCGGAAATGCCGAGCGTACGGCGCGTCTGGTTTTCCAGGCGACGGACGCCCGCGCTCGCTTCGATGCCCACGCGCGGCAGGTAGAGGCCCTGCGCCTGGC
Protein-coding sequences here:
- a CDS encoding helix-turn-helix domain-containing protein; this encodes MPAEEGTHIVVKLDDLLHAKRMTLTELADRVGLTLANLSILKTGKAKAIRFSTLEAICRELECQPGDLLAYMRD
- the rplJ gene encoding 50S ribosomal protein L10, with the protein product MDRSQKADSVAQLNEVFNQAGVVVVTRNLGLTVAQSTELRTKMREAGASYQVAKNRLAKLALDGTDYTGIADHLSGPTGLAYSEDPVAAAKVAVEFAKTNDKLEIVGGSMGATALDEAGVKALASMPSLDELRGTIVGLVNAPATKVVRTIKEPTSMLARVFGAYGAKEAA
- the rplL gene encoding 50S ribosomal protein L7/L12 translates to MADIAKLVEELSKLTVMEAAELAKALEEEWGVSAAAAVAVAGPAGGGDAGAAAEEKDEFDVVLTGDGGKKIQVIKEVRAITGLGLTEAKALVEGAPKALKEGVNKAEAEEIKGKIEAAGGTVELK
- a CDS encoding acyloxyacyl hydrolase, whose amino-acid sequence is MRLARTLTSLAVLAAAVPASLSAQEVYGGVYAHAVDTPFTFDTGEGGTDVQAGVRFDPIEGLADVQPYVFGSANLSGDTSFVGVGVSWKAELGPVYLRPGGGLVVHDAPELRVDPETGYRTDLGSRVLFEPEIALGVDLDERWSVEASWVHISNARLFNREQNPGIDMMGLRVNRRF
- a CDS encoding transglutaminase-like cysteine peptidase, whose amino-acid sequence is MIRAASSSATLRTALFGAAMLACMPQAAQAATPVVAVQAAEMVASDCSASLLRPSATTAPISIAAPAPSKAAQILGGESALDAIRARQAGAPASHPLLSGSPTKAFEPAAAPIAARPAGCAIAASPFAANAPIDLGTPALALPRRDEPVLGAAPQADRVLGSRMVRISRTSFDAQWQRVGASRADLSATLARVGSASQDRAALAASVNAWVNREIAHAEDIELFGRSDYWADAATTLRLGRGDCEDFALLKMELLAAAGVAREDMMLTLARDLIRRQDHAVLMVRTEDGLLMLDNVGSAPLDGTQSHGYRPVMSLGANQSWLHGY
- a CDS encoding HlyD family type I secretion periplasmic adaptor subunit, which translates into the protein MSVFQRWNMMTASRRLIVTAAVGMALLFAWAAVAQVDQITRGVGTVIPSSKAQLVQPAEPSVVSEILVRSGQSVKKGDLLVRLDDSQSASALGELQTENERLSARAQRLDTEASGGALGCEPGTPCAEEARLAQARRDTARAREASLASAVEQRRRDLSEAQATASSLESSLRLAREQVDMLRPLAAKNIVPQTDLLQAQREVVDLQGRLSAARQAAGRASAAISQAQADLSQARADFRQQALAERSEIATRIAVNEQSIRGASARRDRNELRAPSDGIVNDVQVTTEGGFVNAGEKIMQIVPVGDKLLIEAKISPSDRAFVKVGDRANVKVTAYDFSIYGGMRGRVVQVSADSIFDEVEREAYYSVVIETDRSFIEKGGARLPIVPGMICDVEILTARRSVLSYLFKPVNRAFDRAMTER
- a CDS encoding cell wall hydrolase; protein product: MSKAAVTRIRRAWGYAFLVATSFLIGTSSLLMPQDKAIAMAKLAPEMQADLADMTTSTEAESTLVEIDEGGALARNLAIPTLAGRIERAGGFSGIPMSSRHYGTASECLAQAVYYEAALEPEQGQRAVAQVVLNRVRHPAYPNTVCGVVYQGWNQPVCQFSFTCDGALMRAPQANLWRQSKQIAREALAGREVAEVGTATHYHADYVVPYWAFKMGKLATIGRHIFYRFPGSPGRAASFYGNWAGREFKPQVDFARFLADDTEERVARVAEPTYIPGLTVVPDVTDRHAKADVGGRIDTTKTWRLTIPDPVEASAGYRNTLSSQGALIADEVAPAEVSEQEQ
- a CDS encoding type I secretion system permease/ATPase, translating into MEQARAKQIDGRVLDPLVDCIGEAAKRYGLPFARSTLAQLPRNPEGLLPAHQAPAALDLAGLHHDLVRQRRLPTSAKTLPAIAALEEGGFILLLEAQEDELLVWRPETGTESWEKRLDIGETFEGTLWPVYGDPDRMRADEAPWHAKARTHWFWGELRRERSAFMPVILASLLVNLLAISLPIFTMNVYDRVIPNQAQETLWVLGTGVLLAFALEFALRRARTGIVDEIAQRLDLKLSQKIFSRLLAMPLAERKGHTGSMAARVTEYQTVRDFFASTSVVLVVDVVFLVVFVAVIAIIAGWLALVPLTIIAAMAIAGFILQKKVVEASQDAQADYGLQQTLLVESLTGAETLKAMGGEGGMLSRWHRLADIGGHSQLRLRNINSVAVSLAQVFQQISTVALIIGGYYLFAAGEITMGAIIAIVMLASRSLAPAGQIAFLLTRGRQAKETLASIERMFEGSDERKLGASVAPAAITRPRIVFEDAEFRYAEEAPAALTGLNLTIEPGERIAIVGRVASGKSTFGRLLCGLYAPSKGAMIVNGIDSRQYRPHQLREALGFVGQDAALFSGSVRDNLTLGRMGLSEEALLEAMRSTGADQFLSRDAGGFDRSVGEDGRQLSGGQRSFLSLARALVEPRELLFLDEPTGAMDSETEKMFVERLSGAMRPEQTLVISTHRPALFAICNRLIVLDKGRVAADGPIKEVLAKAGASRGGVS
- a CDS encoding TolC family protein; amino-acid sequence: MRKTTLATAAALLLAGSAPAAFAQTATADTVSMQDAISIAMQSNPDILQAQYNKEAIEFERRQAQGLYLPRVGIEASAGVRRLENQTRRTLGISDNELYPLEAGINAEWTVFDFGRRRGELLRQAARVDGASLRVVERSEFIALQIARQYLDVLLQERVAAAARDNAAFHQTLVGDLSRGVDEGSISIADQQQAEERLQSALVRNEEADLELQNAYISLRRLTGLDINVGTLPPDLSSAMPADLPTAVGLARLNNPLVREAQADVDAANALVGSAEGDLWPTISLEARGRTGEDIDGFQGETNDLQARVVLRWDVFDGGINRAKLQETIRQASLARYALHDRQREAEEDVRLAWQQLDTQRRVTQQLDRQSQVSDDLLLSYRSQFNIGRRSLLDVLDAQNTRFNTQVRLETARFSQLFAQYQTLAATNRFLDALNIAPGAGAGEQERARFDYGPPVEAELQRRVDGD